Proteins encoded in a region of the Bacillota bacterium genome:
- a CDS encoding IS110 family transposase, producing MKQAMGIVLAAAVIGETGDIHRFEKAKALVAYAGIDAAVPPKDQFQGICNRRSKEEKASSIMPMLSIYQPCFAKCERSFLEQGGRSKDYTFFLSGRVFS from the coding sequence TTGAAACAGGCAATGGGAATTGTCTTAGCCGCTGCCGTTATTGGGGAGACCGGCGATATCCATAGATTCGAGAAGGCCAAAGCTCTGGTGGCCTATGCGGGTATCGATGCCGCAGTTCCACCAAAGGATCAATTCCAAGGAATCTGCAATCGAAGGTCCAAAGAGGAGAAGGCGAGCTCAATTATGCCTATGCTAAGTATTTACCAGCCATGTTTTGCCAAGTGTGAACGCAGTTTTTTAGAACAGGGAGGTAGGAGTAAGGACTATACTTTTTTCCTCTCTGGTCGTGTTTTCTCTTAA
- a CDS encoding DUF945 domain-containing protein, which translates to MVGTPTRVLCRNTLNVALAGAKKKLI; encoded by the coding sequence ATGGTCGGTACTCCAACTAGAGTTCTATGCCGGAACACCCTGAACGTTGCTTTGGCCGGTGCAAAGAAAAAACTAATCTGA